In the genome of Carnobacterium pleistocenium FTR1, one region contains:
- a CDS encoding AzlC family ABC transporter permease — protein sequence MQKQDWLTGLKVIYPVLISYVPLGLAGGMVLYDAGFNAPSILAMSLLVFGGAAQFMAASMVSMGASISAIITMTFFLNLRHLLMSSSMSGFIKKPSLPFVLFFSHTLADESFAINYNQFNNHKWTANKALSVNLLAYLTWALSTVAGGLIGSSWEIDTTIVNYVLIAMFISLLISQFVSKLYVFVGLTAGVLAVAFTILLQHTIALVLAAIVASFIGYFTDEYLLSRKEQTRNEEMKYD from the coding sequence ATGCAAAAACAAGATTGGCTGACTGGCTTAAAAGTAATTTATCCAGTGCTTATTAGTTATGTACCATTAGGTCTAGCTGGAGGTATGGTTTTATATGATGCGGGATTTAATGCTCCAAGTATTTTAGCGATGAGTTTACTCGTATTTGGAGGGGCCGCTCAATTTATGGCTGCTTCAATGGTCAGTATGGGTGCTTCTATTTCAGCCATTATAACGATGACGTTCTTTTTGAATCTACGTCATTTATTAATGAGTTCTAGTATGTCTGGGTTTATTAAAAAGCCATCTTTACCTTTTGTATTGTTTTTTAGTCATACCCTCGCGGATGAATCATTTGCTATAAATTATAATCAATTCAACAATCATAAATGGACCGCTAACAAAGCGCTGTCGGTCAATCTCTTAGCTTATTTGACTTGGGCATTAAGTACAGTTGCTGGTGGGTTGATCGGAAGTTCTTGGGAAATTGATACCACCATTGTAAATTATGTTTTGATTGCTATGTTTATTAGTTTATTGATCAGTCAATTTGTATCTAAGTTGTATGTTTTTGTTGGATTAACTGCAGGCGTACTAGCAGTAGCCTTTACGATCCTGTTGCAACATACGATTGCATTAGTTCTAGCTGCGATTGTAGCTTCTTTTATCGGATACTTTACTGATGAATACTTGCTGAGCAGAAAAGAGCAAACACGAAATGAGGAGATGAAATATGACTAG
- a CDS encoding GNAT family N-acetyltransferase: MIYKCDENNREELLNFLYQEPIVNLFAIGDIETYGFEHFDLDVWAYVNGRAEIVGALVRYKENIMPIHGEEFEGFDTFLPLIQSLTPLYISGSEEAIVQYEAEFEAFEKEESCLAECHELKMEVPLIKQVLPLEKDDIASYLDCLKEIGMKKQQTMEEITNELDLNLNTIQIIKDETGKIISTGRIAVETKDSAMIVAVGTIENYRNEGYATAIVASLVNYCIKKNKKACLFYSDPNVGRVFQKLGFEDTKKWIMLTSNE; encoded by the coding sequence ATGATTTATAAATGTGATGAAAATAATCGTGAAGAGTTGCTGAATTTTTTATATCAAGAACCAATCGTGAATTTATTTGCTATTGGAGATATTGAAACCTATGGATTTGAACATTTTGATTTAGATGTTTGGGCTTATGTAAATGGCAGGGCTGAAATCGTTGGTGCATTGGTACGTTATAAAGAGAATATCATGCCTATTCATGGCGAAGAATTTGAAGGATTTGACACATTTTTACCTTTGATCCAAAGTTTAACCCCTTTATACATATCGGGAAGTGAAGAAGCGATTGTTCAATACGAAGCAGAATTTGAAGCATTTGAAAAAGAAGAGTCTTGTTTAGCTGAATGCCATGAGCTGAAAATGGAAGTTCCACTGATCAAACAGGTGCTGCCTTTAGAAAAAGACGATATTGCATCATACCTTGATTGTTTAAAAGAAATTGGGATGAAGAAGCAACAAACAATGGAAGAAATCACCAATGAATTGGATCTTAATCTAAATACGATTCAAATCATCAAAGATGAAACGGGTAAAATCATTTCAACAGGGAGAATTGCTGTTGAAACAAAGGATTCAGCGATGATAGTGGCTGTTGGTACAATTGAAAATTACCGCAATGAAGGGTATGCTACAGCTATAGTAGCTTCGTTAGTGAATTATTGTATTAAAAAAAATAAAAAGGCCTGTTTATTCTATTCCGATCCAAATGTAGGAAGAGTGTTTCAAAAATTAGGCTTTGAGGACACAAAAAAATGGATCATGCTAACAAGTAATGAATAG
- the mvk gene encoding mevalonate kinase: MLNISQSTTGTANGKIILMGEHSVVYGEPAIAIPFPATHIQVTITAVEGPVQLDCVYYQGNLASAPTHLENLMAVVESTMSELKQELKDFKLTIKSTIPVERGMGSSAAVAIAMVRALFAYFSTPLPDNQLLALANVSETIAHGNPSGLDAAMTSGRHPLYYIKGKPFVPFHLSLSAYLIVADTGLKGQTRDAVASIAQLNRENQDKTMNAIHQLGDLAKQAKLAIESNLPVLLGSVMDTAHETLSFLGVSNETLNHLVRTARLNGALGAKLTGGGRGGCMIALAADKDTAARISAALSDAGAVNTWTHPLGDDKVE, translated from the coding sequence ATGTTGAATATAAGTCAAAGTACAACCGGAACTGCCAATGGAAAAATCATTTTAATGGGGGAACATTCTGTGGTTTATGGAGAACCTGCCATAGCCATTCCTTTTCCTGCCACACACATTCAAGTGACCATTACAGCAGTTGAAGGTCCAGTTCAATTAGACTGTGTTTATTATCAAGGAAATTTAGCTTCCGCACCTACACACTTAGAAAACCTGATGGCTGTTGTAGAATCAACGATGAGTGAATTGAAGCAAGAATTAAAGGATTTCAAATTAACCATCAAAAGTACGATTCCTGTTGAGAGGGGCATGGGTTCAAGCGCTGCAGTAGCCATTGCAATGGTCCGTGCTTTGTTCGCCTATTTTTCAACTCCCCTCCCAGACAACCAACTGTTAGCGTTAGCAAATGTGTCTGAAACGATTGCTCATGGAAATCCAAGCGGTTTGGATGCAGCTATGACAAGCGGTAGACACCCGCTTTACTATATAAAAGGCAAACCTTTTGTACCCTTTCATTTGTCGCTGTCTGCTTATTTGATAGTGGCGGATACTGGTTTAAAAGGCCAAACAAGAGATGCCGTTGCTAGTATTGCTCAATTAAATCGCGAAAATCAAGATAAAACGATGAACGCTATCCATCAATTAGGGGATTTAGCCAAACAAGCCAAACTTGCAATTGAATCCAATCTTCCTGTACTATTAGGGTCAGTTATGGATACAGCTCATGAAACACTTTCCTTTTTAGGGGTAAGCAATGAGACATTAAATCATTTAGTGCGCACAGCACGACTAAATGGAGCTCTAGGAGCAAAACTAACAGGCGGTGGACGCGGAGGCTGTATGATTGCTTTAGCCGCTGACAAAGACACTGCCGCACGGATTTCAGCCGCTTTATCAGATGCTGGTGCCGTAAATACATGGACACACCCATTAGGAGATGACAAAGTTGAGTAA
- a CDS encoding phosphomevalonate kinase has product MIEASAPGKLYIAGEYAVVEPGYPAILVAVDQFITVSLETSEHIGSITSFQYGNLPILWKRENDRLVLDKRENPFHYILAAIRLTEEYAKEQGKELSFYHLTVDSELDSSKGKKYGLGSSAAVTVATVTALCRFYELTDSKNVIFKLAALAHLSVKSNGSCGDVAASVYGGWLAFTTFDPQWVLEQNEHTTVKELLEMEWPHLSFTPLTPPKDLRLVIGWTGSPASTSHLVDEVINKRSQDAMAYETFLEKSKQCVNAMIAAFQAGNVTEIQRQIRKNRQLLLQMSQDTSVTIETPALTKLCGMAEAFNGAAKSSGAGGGDCGIVIFNRKEGLLSLITDWEKEGIINLPLHVYKKTTL; this is encoded by the coding sequence ATGATTGAAGCTTCTGCACCAGGTAAATTATATATTGCAGGCGAGTACGCTGTTGTTGAACCAGGTTATCCAGCTATTTTAGTAGCGGTTGATCAATTTATTACCGTATCACTTGAAACATCTGAACACATTGGAAGCATCACCTCTTTTCAGTATGGGAATCTTCCTATTTTATGGAAACGCGAAAATGACCGCTTAGTATTAGACAAACGGGAAAATCCTTTTCATTATATTTTAGCAGCTATTCGATTAACCGAAGAATACGCAAAAGAACAAGGAAAAGAACTGTCTTTCTATCACTTAACGGTGGATAGCGAATTGGACAGCTCCAAAGGGAAAAAATATGGTCTAGGTTCAAGTGCAGCTGTCACAGTCGCTACCGTAACAGCCTTATGCCGTTTTTATGAACTTACCGACAGCAAAAATGTTATATTCAAGCTAGCTGCTTTGGCTCATTTATCCGTTAAAAGCAATGGATCTTGTGGCGATGTAGCCGCAAGCGTTTATGGTGGCTGGTTGGCCTTTACAACATTTGACCCTCAGTGGGTGCTAGAACAAAATGAACACACTACCGTAAAAGAACTGCTCGAAATGGAGTGGCCGCATCTATCATTTACGCCACTAACTCCGCCAAAAGACTTACGTCTCGTTATCGGATGGACAGGTTCACCCGCATCTACTTCCCATTTAGTAGATGAAGTCATCAATAAACGTAGCCAAGATGCCATGGCTTATGAAACCTTCCTAGAAAAAAGCAAACAATGTGTCAATGCAATGATTGCTGCTTTTCAAGCAGGAAATGTCACCGAGATTCAACGTCAAATTCGAAAAAATCGTCAACTTTTACTACAAATGAGTCAGGACACATCTGTTACGATCGAGACACCGGCTTTAACCAAGCTGTGTGGCATGGCAGAAGCTTTCAATGGAGCTGCTAAATCATCAGGTGCTGGTGGTGGCGATTGTGGAATTGTCATTTTCAATCGAAAAGAAGGTTTATTGTCACTTATTACAGATTGGGAAAAAGAAGGCATCATTAATTTACCCTTACATGTCTACAAAAAAACAACTCTTTAG
- a CDS encoding pyrimidine-nucleoside phosphorylase: MRMVDLITKKQHGKALTTEEINTMIAEYTEGKIPDYQMSAMMMAIYFKDMDDREKSDLTMSIVHSGEEIDLSAIKGVKVDKHSTGGVGDTTTLVLAPLVASLGVPIAKMSGRGLGHTGGTIDKLESIPGFNVELTQEKFIELVNKNKVAVVGQSGNLTPADKKLYALRDVTSTVESIPLIASSIMSKKIAAGADAIVLDVKTGAGAFMKTTEDARLLAHAMVQIGNSVGRNTMAVISDMSQPLGFAIGNALEVKEAIDTLKGKGPADLLDLCLTLGSQMVHLAGIGKDLDEARGLLEEAIESGKALEKFKTFVASQGGDVRVIDDPELLPKSDHQIDVLANKDGFVSEIIADELGIAAMMLGAGRATKESKIDLAVGIVLLKKVGDPVKKGEALLTIHTNKEEIPDVEKKIWEGITIADSATPIPLIHEVIID, from the coding sequence ATGAGAATGGTTGATTTAATTACAAAAAAACAACATGGGAAAGCTTTAACAACCGAAGAAATCAATACTATGATTGCAGAATACACAGAAGGTAAGATTCCGGATTACCAAATGAGTGCAATGATGATGGCCATCTACTTTAAAGACATGGATGATCGCGAAAAAAGTGATTTAACCATGAGTATTGTCCATTCTGGAGAAGAAATTGATTTATCAGCCATTAAGGGAGTCAAGGTAGACAAACATTCAACAGGTGGAGTAGGCGATACGACAACACTTGTTCTAGCGCCTTTAGTTGCAAGTTTGGGAGTTCCAATTGCTAAGATGAGTGGACGTGGTCTAGGGCATACTGGTGGAACAATCGATAAGCTAGAATCGATTCCAGGTTTTAACGTAGAGTTGACACAAGAAAAGTTTATTGAATTAGTGAATAAGAACAAAGTAGCTGTTGTCGGACAATCGGGCAATTTAACACCAGCTGACAAAAAATTGTATGCCTTAAGAGATGTGACCAGTACTGTCGAATCGATTCCGCTGATCGCAAGTTCAATTATGAGTAAAAAAATCGCAGCTGGTGCAGATGCCATTGTTTTAGATGTGAAAACTGGAGCAGGAGCTTTCATGAAAACAACTGAAGATGCTCGACTACTGGCGCATGCTATGGTACAAATTGGAAATAGCGTCGGCCGTAATACGATGGCTGTTATTTCTGATATGAGCCAGCCTTTAGGTTTTGCAATCGGGAATGCTCTAGAAGTTAAAGAAGCTATCGATACGCTAAAAGGCAAAGGTCCAGCTGATTTATTAGATTTATGCTTAACTTTAGGTAGCCAAATGGTTCATTTAGCTGGTATTGGAAAAGATTTAGATGAAGCAAGAGGGCTGTTAGAAGAAGCCATCGAGAGCGGAAAAGCGTTAGAAAAGTTCAAAACGTTTGTTGCTTCTCAAGGTGGAGATGTAAGAGTTATTGATGACCCAGAATTATTGCCAAAATCAGATCACCAAATCGATGTCTTGGCTAATAAAGATGGATTCGTATCTGAAATCATTGCTGATGAACTAGGAATTGCTGCAATGATGCTAGGAGCTGGACGAGCTACAAAAGAAAGCAAAATTGATTTAGCCGTGGGAATCGTCTTGCTTAAAAAAGTTGGCGATCCTGTTAAAAAAGGGGAAGCACTCTTAACGATCCATACAAATAAAGAAGAAATTCCAGATGTTGAGAAAAAAATCTGGGAAGGTATAACCATTGCGGATTCAGCTACACCAATCCCACTTATTCATGAAGTGATCATTGACTGA
- the rpiA gene encoding ribose-5-phosphate isomerase RpiA — MNLKQLVGEKAAEYVKEGMVVGLGTGSTAYYLVEALGKRVKEGLSITGVTTSTQTKEQADHLGIPLKTIDEVETVDLTIDGADEIDANYQGVKGGGGALLFEKIVADYSKKVIWIVDESKMVETLGSFPLPVEVMTYGSQQLVRIFEEKGFHPTMRKKADGENFLTDGGHYIIDLHMAKIEDPHSLATWLDGLTGVMEHGLFLDRVNTIIVGRKEGLEIIEAR, encoded by the coding sequence ATGAATCTAAAACAACTTGTTGGAGAAAAAGCTGCAGAATATGTAAAAGAAGGCATGGTTGTAGGTCTGGGAACTGGATCAACGGCTTATTACTTGGTTGAAGCTTTAGGAAAGCGTGTTAAAGAGGGATTATCTATTACCGGAGTGACGACTTCAACTCAAACAAAGGAACAAGCGGATCACCTGGGCATTCCATTAAAAACCATTGATGAAGTTGAAACAGTGGATTTAACGATAGATGGTGCAGATGAGATTGATGCCAATTATCAAGGCGTCAAAGGTGGCGGTGGCGCTCTTTTATTCGAAAAGATTGTTGCAGATTATTCAAAAAAAGTAATATGGATCGTTGATGAAAGTAAAATGGTCGAGACACTCGGTTCATTTCCTTTGCCAGTAGAAGTTATGACGTATGGCAGCCAACAGTTAGTACGTATTTTTGAAGAAAAAGGTTTCCATCCAACTATGAGAAAGAAGGCTGATGGGGAGAACTTTCTAACAGATGGTGGGCATTACATTATTGATTTGCACATGGCTAAAATAGAAGATCCTCACTCATTAGCAACATGGTTAGATGGTTTGACCGGAGTTATGGAACACGGCTTATTCTTAGACCGAGTGAACACTATTATTGTAGGGCGTAAAGAAGGGCTAGAAATCATAGAAGCTCGTTGA
- a CDS encoding tripartite tricarboxylate transporter permease — protein MEMLLLVQMVIAALAAIVLYTFIGFIPGTDETSVLMPVTLAVILAGTEPVVVLTFFIAAIVTLNLTNSMPTALVGLPGGVLSSPMIGHALYLKNRGMSEITIKKMTSGSLIGTLISVPTALLLAELLTPFAEIIQPYSSLLFVIGAIFLSLLGKNKILSLVSILPLAILFQGLRHLYWGMGVVPEDVNITTSFFLGITIGPLIISILSLFNKASREKMLTDEFKKITLPKSPTAHQTINPFKLLSKSELKAASLSALISNFIFVLSPVGLIILFGEFVANKIKDPVKKASTAIITMSALAQSTYLSGIIIPLVALGIPLSPTSIGPGSPLFNAPPVFTIEHNLHHILSKSEFTFAILIGSILAAFTSYIVINRYAGIISRFVLQKIPHEAILGLFISFILLLAYMDAGLLNIFGVLLIGITSGTLNKLGMNYGIQFMTLYAAPWLVEKIAQF, from the coding sequence ATGGAAATGTTATTGTTGGTTCAAATGGTTATAGCTGCCCTTGCAGCCATTGTTTTATATACTTTTATAGGTTTCATCCCTGGTACCGATGAAACATCTGTTTTGATGCCCGTTACGTTAGCTGTCATTTTGGCAGGAACAGAACCGGTTGTTGTGTTAACCTTTTTTATAGCAGCAATTGTTACGCTAAATCTAACAAATTCAATGCCAACTGCTTTAGTTGGACTTCCGGGTGGCGTTCTTTCTAGCCCAATGATTGGACATGCGTTATACTTAAAAAATCGTGGCATGTCTGAGATCACGATTAAAAAAATGACCTCTGGATCTTTAATAGGAACACTGATATCCGTTCCTACTGCTTTATTGCTAGCTGAGCTGTTAACACCTTTTGCTGAAATCATTCAGCCCTATTCTTCTCTATTATTCGTAATTGGGGCTATTTTTCTTTCTTTATTAGGAAAGAATAAAATTTTATCTTTAGTTAGCATCCTTCCTTTGGCAATCCTTTTCCAAGGATTGCGTCATTTATATTGGGGAATGGGTGTCGTGCCGGAAGATGTTAATATTACAACTTCATTCTTTTTAGGCATAACGATCGGTCCTTTGATCATCTCGATCCTCTCATTGTTTAATAAAGCCAGTCGTGAAAAAATGCTGACCGATGAGTTCAAAAAAATTACATTGCCAAAAAGTCCAACGGCCCATCAAACAATCAATCCTTTTAAACTACTGTCTAAAAGCGAACTAAAAGCAGCCTCTCTTTCAGCCCTGATTTCAAATTTCATTTTTGTATTAAGTCCGGTTGGATTGATTATTCTATTTGGTGAATTTGTAGCAAATAAAATAAAAGATCCCGTTAAAAAGGCTTCTACAGCTATTATTACCATGAGTGCTTTAGCACAATCAACTTACCTTTCCGGGATAATTATTCCTTTAGTGGCTTTAGGGATTCCTTTATCGCCAACGTCTATTGGACCTGGAAGCCCTTTGTTCAATGCTCCGCCAGTTTTTACCATCGAACATAACTTGCATCATATACTGAGTAAGAGTGAATTCACTTTTGCTATTCTAATTGGTTCAATTCTTGCAGCTTTTACTAGCTACATCGTGATCAATCGATACGCTGGGATAATTTCACGATTTGTTTTACAAAAAATTCCGCATGAAGCTATTCTAGGATTATTTATTTCCTTTATTTTACTGTTAGCTTATATGGATGCTGGGTTGCTTAATATCTTTGGGGTTTTGTTGATTGGTATTACGAGTGGAACGTTAAATAAATTGGGCATGAATTATGGTATTCAGTTTATGACGTTATACGCTGCTCCTTGGTTAGTTGAAAAGATCGCTCAATTCTAA
- the fni gene encoding type 2 isopentenyl-diphosphate Delta-isomerase translates to MKPTNNRKNEHVSLAEKFAKETRKSDFDSFRFVHHSFPEMSVADASISTSFATLDMDSPFYINAMTGGSTWTKKVNEKLALIARETGIAMATGSISAALKDPSVKDSFTIIRETNPTGKLFANLGAGQTLENAKKAIDLIQADALQIHINSPQEIIMPEGDRDFSNWLADLEKIVQQVAVPVIVKEVGFGMSRETIQQLTSIGVKTIDISGQGGTNFAQIENYRRTSAKFDYLEDWGQSTVISLVEAQPFIDKVEILASGGIRNPLDIVKSLALGARAVGISGLFLHMALRDGVEATILEVMAWKEQIASIMTLLGKKTVNDLNQTDVILLGEVKDWCDARNIDASLFANRSSQNR, encoded by the coding sequence ATGAAACCAACGAATAATCGAAAAAACGAACATGTTTCATTAGCCGAAAAGTTTGCTAAAGAGACCAGAAAGTCTGATTTTGATTCTTTCCGTTTTGTCCATCATTCTTTTCCAGAAATGAGTGTAGCGGATGCAAGTATTTCTACTTCTTTTGCTACATTAGATATGGACTCCCCTTTTTACATTAATGCCATGACCGGCGGAAGTACTTGGACAAAAAAGGTGAATGAAAAACTGGCTTTGATTGCTCGCGAAACGGGTATCGCTATGGCCACTGGTTCCATCAGTGCTGCTCTTAAAGATCCTTCTGTTAAAGACAGTTTTACCATCATTCGAGAAACCAATCCTACTGGTAAACTTTTTGCCAATCTTGGTGCCGGTCAAACTTTGGAAAATGCCAAAAAAGCAATTGATTTGATCCAAGCAGACGCCTTACAGATCCATATCAACTCGCCTCAAGAAATCATCATGCCCGAAGGCGACCGTGATTTTTCAAACTGGTTAGCAGATTTAGAAAAAATCGTTCAACAAGTAGCTGTGCCGGTCATTGTTAAAGAAGTGGGATTTGGCATGAGTCGCGAAACAATCCAACAATTAACTTCCATTGGGGTAAAAACGATTGATATTAGTGGCCAAGGTGGCACAAACTTTGCTCAAATTGAAAACTATCGTCGCACTAGTGCAAAATTTGATTACTTAGAAGATTGGGGTCAATCGACCGTTATTTCATTAGTAGAAGCGCAGCCTTTCATCGATAAAGTTGAAATACTTGCTTCAGGCGGTATACGTAACCCTTTAGATATTGTTAAGTCTTTAGCTTTAGGAGCACGTGCAGTAGGGATCTCAGGACTCTTCTTGCACATGGCTTTAAGAGATGGCGTAGAAGCTACGATTTTAGAAGTAATGGCTTGGAAAGAACAAATTGCATCAATCATGACTTTACTTGGGAAAAAAACGGTCAATGACTTAAACCAAACTGATGTGATTCTGTTAGGCGAAGTAAAAGATTGGTGTGACGCCCGTAATATCGATGCGTCGCTTTTTGCTAATCGTTCTTCACAAAATCGTTAA
- a CDS encoding AzlD domain-containing protein, translating to MTSQQLLLILGMAVVTYLPRVLPLLVLSNRSIPTKVSKWMSFIPVSIFSALIFSNIFFWESQFNVNPLVNIKLVPSILVFFVAYKTKNLLWSMAIGIAAITLMVYLS from the coding sequence ATGACTAGTCAACAATTGCTGCTGATCTTAGGTATGGCGGTGGTCACTTATCTGCCTCGCGTGTTGCCGCTACTTGTTTTAAGCAATCGCTCTATTCCAACAAAAGTTTCAAAATGGATGTCGTTTATTCCGGTATCTATATTTTCAGCTCTGATTTTTTCAAATATTTTCTTTTGGGAAAGCCAATTCAATGTAAATCCACTCGTGAATATAAAACTAGTACCTTCTATTCTTGTGTTTTTTGTAGCTTATAAAACAAAAAATCTTTTATGGTCTATGGCAATTGGAATTGCAGCCATTACATTAATGGTCTATTTGAGTTAA
- the mvaD gene encoding diphosphomevalonate decarboxylase, translated as MTKLSNARKVRAYTNIALIKYWGKRDDALILPTSSSLSLTLDAFYTETAVSFDESVEKDTFYLNDKIQDEAATLKVSRFLNLFRDTAGLKTPAIIRSTNYVPTAAGLASSASGMAALAGAANLATGLNLSPQELSIFARQGSGSATRSIYGGFVEWQKGTSSADSYAVKVDEAAWDIGMVVVVVNKNQKELSSREGMKQTVATSPFYSGWVESTAIDLINIKKAIRQQDFEQVGELTESNGMKMHATMLGANPPISYWEPDSVLAMQLVRQLRKNGIPCYFTMDAGPNVKVLCRLSDSEKIKTAFSHYFKEEQLIISGPGSDLKEITF; from the coding sequence ATGACAAAGTTGAGTAATGCAAGAAAAGTACGTGCCTATACAAATATTGCCTTGATTAAGTATTGGGGAAAGCGAGACGACGCTCTTATCTTGCCTACAAGTAGCAGTTTATCGCTCACTTTAGATGCGTTTTACACAGAAACTGCCGTATCTTTTGATGAATCTGTTGAAAAAGATACGTTTTATTTAAATGACAAAATCCAAGATGAAGCTGCTACTTTAAAAGTTAGCCGCTTCTTAAATTTGTTCAGAGACACAGCGGGTTTAAAAACACCCGCAATCATCAGAAGTACCAATTATGTGCCAACAGCTGCTGGCCTAGCTTCTTCTGCCTCTGGGATGGCAGCCTTAGCCGGAGCCGCTAATTTAGCAACTGGCTTGAATCTTTCTCCGCAGGAACTTTCTATTTTTGCCAGACAAGGTTCTGGGTCAGCTACCCGCAGTATTTATGGCGGATTTGTAGAATGGCAAAAAGGAACTTCTTCAGCAGATTCTTACGCTGTCAAAGTAGATGAAGCAGCTTGGGATATCGGCATGGTCGTCGTCGTCGTGAACAAAAACCAAAAAGAACTTTCCAGCCGTGAAGGAATGAAACAAACCGTCGCAACCTCCCCTTTTTATTCAGGATGGGTTGAAAGTACAGCTATCGATTTGATTAATATCAAGAAAGCTATCCGCCAACAGGATTTTGAACAGGTTGGAGAGCTTACAGAGAGCAATGGCATGAAAATGCATGCTACAATGTTAGGAGCTAATCCGCCGATTTCTTATTGGGAACCCGATAGTGTGTTGGCGATGCAACTGGTAAGACAATTACGGAAAAACGGGATTCCTTGTTATTTCACAATGGATGCCGGTCCAAATGTTAAAGTGCTCTGCCGCTTATCTGATAGCGAGAAAATCAAAACAGCGTTCTCTCATTACTTTAAAGAAGAACAGCTCATTATTTCTGGTCCCGGAAGTGACTTAAAAGAAATAACGTTCTAA
- a CDS encoding ABC transporter substrate-binding protein yields MKKLGFIVLAILVVCGGLYLGANQLEKSQGITGENSLNLYNWGDYIDPELITKFEEETGYRVTYETFDSNEAMYTKIEQGGTNYDLAVPSEYMIERMIDENLLIELDHSKLSGLNNIDAQFLDQQFDPNNQYSIPYFWGTLGIIYNDKFVEEDVIQHWDDLWSEELTNELMLIDGAREVIGLALDSEGHSLNSKEDDQLAAAAVKLESLTPNVKAIVADEIKMYMIQEEASVAVTFSGEASEMLWENENLHYVIPSEGSNLWFDNFVIPKTAKNFDAAYAFINFMLEAENAAQNAEYVGYSTPNQEAMKLLPAEITEDEQFYPNDETMENLEVYEDLGPEYINIYNDYFLEFKMHRK; encoded by the coding sequence ATGAAAAAATTAGGATTCATTGTTTTAGCTATTCTAGTAGTCTGTGGAGGGTTATATCTTGGAGCTAATCAGTTAGAAAAGTCCCAAGGAATTACTGGAGAAAATAGTTTGAATTTGTATAACTGGGGAGATTACATTGATCCAGAATTGATCACTAAATTTGAAGAGGAAACCGGTTATCGAGTAACCTATGAAACCTTCGACTCTAATGAAGCAATGTATACAAAAATTGAACAAGGGGGAACGAATTATGATTTAGCCGTTCCTAGTGAATACATGATTGAACGAATGATCGATGAAAACTTGCTGATTGAATTGGATCACTCAAAGCTAAGCGGTCTTAATAATATTGATGCTCAATTTTTAGATCAACAGTTTGATCCAAACAACCAATACTCCATTCCTTACTTTTGGGGGACTTTGGGAATTATTTATAATGATAAATTTGTAGAAGAAGATGTTATCCAGCATTGGGATGACTTATGGAGTGAAGAATTAACAAATGAACTGATGTTGATCGATGGAGCACGTGAAGTTATCGGATTGGCATTAGATAGTGAAGGCCATTCTTTGAATTCAAAAGAGGATGACCAATTAGCTGCAGCAGCTGTAAAATTAGAAAGTTTAACACCCAACGTAAAAGCTATTGTTGCGGATGAAATCAAAATGTATATGATCCAAGAAGAAGCTTCAGTTGCGGTTACTTTTTCTGGAGAAGCCTCTGAAATGTTGTGGGAAAATGAAAATCTGCATTACGTGATTCCAAGTGAAGGCTCAAACTTATGGTTCGATAATTTTGTTATCCCAAAAACAGCTAAAAACTTTGATGCAGCATACGCCTTTATAAACTTTATGCTGGAAGCAGAAAATGCAGCTCAAAATGCGGAATACGTCGGCTATTCTACTCCTAACCAAGAGGCCATGAAACTTTTACCAGCTGAGATAACAGAAGATGAACAATTTTATCCAAATGATGAAACAATGGAAAATCTAGAAGTCTACGAAGACCTCGGACCTGAATACATCAATATCTATAATGACTACTTCCTAGAATTCAAAATGCACAGAAAATAA